In Nicotiana tabacum cultivar K326 chromosome 19, ASM71507v2, whole genome shotgun sequence, one DNA window encodes the following:
- the LOC107780640 gene encoding small ribosomal subunit protein eS10z-like, translating into MVQSFCCCNRLRLQCDFSPFSPLLPAAMIISEKNRREISKYLFQEGVCYAKKDYNLAKHPLIDVPNLQVIKLMQSFKSKEYVRETFAWMHYYWYLTNDGIEFLRTYLNLPSEIVPATLKKSAKPLGRPMGGPPGDRPRGPPRFEGDRPRFGDREGYRAGPRGPPGEFGGEKGGAPADYQPAFRGSGGRPGFGRGSGGFGGAPPSSSFS; encoded by the exons ATGGTACAATCCTTTTGCTGCTGCAATCGTCTGAGGCTTCAGTGTGATTTTTCTCCGTTTTCCCCTCTTCTTCCAGCAGCCATG attATTTCAGAGAAGAACCGTAGAGAGATCTCCAAATACCTCTTCCAAG AGGGAGTTTGCTATGCGAAGAAGGACTATAACTTGGCGAAGCATCCATTAATCGATGTGCCGAACCTACAGGTGATTAAGCTGATGCAGAGCTTCAAATCTAAGGAGTACGTTCGCGAGACATTCGCTTGGATGCACTACTACTGGTACCTTACAAATGATGGTATTGAGTTCCTCAGGACTTACCTTAACCTTCCTTCTGAAATTGTGCCTGCTACTTTGAAAAAATCTGCTAAGCCTCTTGGTCGTCCCATGGGTGGACCTCCTGGCGATCGTCCCCG TGGACCACCAAGGTTCGAGGGTGATAGGCCAAGGTTCGGCGACAGGGAAGGGTATCGTGCTGGACCAAGAGGTCCACCTGGTGAGTTTGGAGGTGAAAAAGGTGGAGCTCCAGCTGACTATCAGCCTGCTTTCAGG GGTTCTGGTGGAAGACCTGGATTTGGTCGTGGATCTGGAGGTTTTGGTGGTGCACCCCCTAGTTCAAGCTTCTCTTAA